Proteins encoded by one window of Methanobacterium sp. CWC-01:
- a CDS encoding DUF211 domain-containing protein, giving the protein MAEGLIRIVLDILKPHDPILPHFATFLSKLRGVEGVNITLMEIDKETENIKVTMQGNDLDFDEITRAIEEYGGSIHSVDEVVAGRTMVEEVTTPQD; this is encoded by the coding sequence TTGGCAGAAGGCCTGATAAGAATTGTTTTAGACATATTAAAACCCCATGACCCGATTTTACCCCACTTCGCCACATTCTTGAGTAAATTAAGAGGTGTGGAAGGGGTGAATATTACCCTGATGGAAATTGACAAGGAAACTGAAAACATCAAGGTTACCATGCAGGGTAATGACCTGGACTTCGACGAGATCACCCGTGCCATAGAGGAGTACGGTGGATCCATTCACAGTGTGGATGAAGTAGTGGCCGGACGGACCATGGTAGAAGAAGTTACTACTCCGCAGGATTAG
- a CDS encoding UPF0104 family protein encodes MSDTFESIRKHKWKIIFTFALSFFLIFTISFLIGIDDVIIALEKASWEYILISFVLEALIILIWTLRWKIILDVVDQAPKFSTILAMLFASLFGNNITPSAAGGEPLRAYLLREVEGMPFEIGFASSTADRVFEFLPFVLISIISAVSVLSWNLPLFTKFIVTLMIIFSLILFGILIYAGLNRKVTQRIVIRLARSVYPFFVRLAKNPLTFGEVAEKLVFYISRFSSGFKTALKDRKVFIIGFILSFFMWGLDMLRMYVCFASLEVYPPISPLIIIYTIGILISLLPLLPGAWGIREVTLIGLFAVAGISADIVMAASLIDRLGSYILPTIIGALTAFYYGKKVKNMGRRPSSSEA; translated from the coding sequence ATGAGTGACACTTTTGAATCCATACGTAAACACAAATGGAAAATAATTTTTACATTTGCTCTATCTTTCTTTCTCATATTCACCATTTCATTCCTGATAGGAATTGATGACGTCATCATCGCCCTTGAAAAGGCCAGTTGGGAATATATTTTGATAAGTTTCGTTTTAGAAGCTTTAATAATACTTATCTGGACCCTGAGGTGGAAAATCATCCTGGACGTGGTGGACCAAGCCCCTAAATTCAGTACTATTTTAGCTATGCTCTTTGCCAGTTTGTTTGGGAATAATATTACTCCCAGTGCAGCTGGAGGAGAACCTTTACGAGCCTATCTCCTGCGGGAAGTGGAGGGGATGCCCTTTGAGATAGGATTCGCATCTTCTACTGCTGATCGGGTGTTTGAGTTTTTACCCTTTGTATTGATATCCATAATATCGGCGGTTTCTGTTCTGAGTTGGAACTTACCACTTTTTACCAAATTCATTGTGACATTAATGATAATATTCTCCCTGATACTCTTTGGAATTCTCATATATGCGGGTTTAAACCGAAAGGTCACCCAGAGAATTGTTATCCGCCTGGCCAGGTCAGTTTATCCATTTTTTGTACGATTGGCCAAAAATCCCCTGACCTTTGGAGAAGTTGCTGAAAAACTGGTTTTCTATATCAGTCGTTTTTCCAGTGGTTTTAAAACCGCCCTTAAAGACAGGAAGGTTTTTATTATTGGATTTATTCTTTCTTTCTTTATGTGGGGCCTCGATATGTTGCGAATGTATGTTTGTTTCGCTTCTTTAGAAGTTTATCCCCCCATATCTCCTTTAATAATTATTTACACCATTGGAATTCTCATTTCACTTCTTCCACTTCTTCCAGGTGCCTGGGGAATAAGAGAAGTGACTCTGATAGGCCTGTTTGCCGTGGCAGGAATCTCTGCAGATATAGTTATGGCGGCCAGTCTGATCGACCGTTTGGGCAGTTACATCCTTCCCACCATTATTGGTGCCTTAACTGCCTTTTACTACGGGAAAAAAGTAAAAAACATGGGGCGGAGGCCCTCATCTTCAGAGGCATGA
- a CDS encoding type II toxin-antitoxin system PemK/MazF family toxin, producing MTWNRGEVWCVNLTPSAGREMYDPHPAVVVSADAFNLFAYRIIVPITTWKQEFKGKSFFVKINANSRNGLDHGSAANVLQVRSVDASERFINRLGTLTDPQMDKIEEALCIIMDLPFNP from the coding sequence ATGACCTGGAATAGGGGAGAGGTGTGGTGCGTAAACCTTACACCTTCAGCTGGAAGAGAAATGTATGACCCTCATCCAGCGGTTGTCGTTAGTGCTGATGCGTTTAATCTCTTTGCTTATAGAATAATTGTACCAATTACTACTTGGAAACAAGAATTCAAGGGTAAATCTTTCTTTGTTAAGATAAATGCCAATAGCAGAAATGGCCTTGATCATGGTTCCGCAGCTAATGTTCTTCAAGTAAGATCAGTTGATGCCAGTGAAAGGTTTATAAATAGATTAGGAACCTTAACAGATCCTCAAATGGATAAAATAGAAGAAGCACTTTGCATTATAATGGACTTACCATTTAATCCTTAA
- a CDS encoding RraA family protein, translating to MPRKMKISPRSILEEFSSEEDISKALPLDISTSHLADALKNLTGSAHVVPGVKSIKNGFSIWGEVVTAHTSSNDWGTVLKAIDLADADNILFLKSENDQKAIWGELTSKAAQNKKIKGTIVFGAVRDVSAVRSMNYPVFSRAIVPNAGAPLNEGEVNIPLQLEDLTVYPGDFVMADDGGVVVVPQDMLLETLKESLKIKDTEEEILILLNQGQSLSNILDI from the coding sequence ATGCCCCGCAAAATGAAAATTTCTCCAAGATCAATATTGGAAGAATTTTCATCTGAAGAAGATATATCTAAGGCTCTACCGTTAGATATTTCTACTTCCCACCTGGCTGATGCCCTGAAGAATTTAACAGGATCAGCCCATGTAGTTCCGGGAGTAAAATCCATAAAAAATGGGTTTAGTATTTGGGGGGAAGTGGTGACTGCTCACACCAGTTCCAATGATTGGGGAACCGTTTTAAAGGCCATAGACCTGGCAGATGCAGACAATATACTATTTTTAAAATCTGAAAATGACCAAAAGGCGATATGGGGTGAATTAACTTCCAAAGCAGCTCAGAATAAAAAAATTAAAGGCACCATAGTCTTTGGAGCTGTTAGGGATGTTTCTGCAGTTAGATCTATGAATTATCCCGTTTTTTCACGAGCAATAGTTCCCAATGCCGGCGCCCCTCTTAATGAAGGCGAAGTAAACATTCCACTACAACTTGAAGATTTAACGGTGTACCCTGGAGATTTTGTAATGGCCGATGATGGTGGTGTGGTTGTGGTTCCCCAGGATATGCTTCTTGAAACCTTGAAAGAATCGCTGAAAATTAAAGATACCGAAGAAGAAATTTTAATACTCCTCAACCAGGGTCAGTCTCTTTCTAATATCTTAGATATTTAG
- a CDS encoding H/ACA ribonucleoprotein complex subunit GAR1, translating to MKKLGNILQISNRGRIILRSAQTPAFGLPVFTREEKKLGHVHDIFGPTKDPYISVKVHAKNSKNLDNRVGETLYIPSYSKKASKKWGRKKRSKK from the coding sequence ATGAAGAAGCTAGGAAACATACTTCAAATCTCCAACCGGGGTCGAATTATATTAAGATCTGCACAAACACCCGCTTTTGGTCTGCCTGTTTTTACTAGAGAAGAAAAAAAATTGGGGCATGTGCACGACATATTCGGACCCACCAAGGACCCTTATATCTCAGTTAAGGTTCATGCTAAAAATTCTAAAAATCTTGATAACAGAGTTGGAGAGACCCTATATATACCCAGCTACTCCAAAAAAGCCAGCAAGAAATGGGGGCGAAAAAAACGAAGCAAGAAGTAA
- a CDS encoding cysteine peptidase family C39 domain-containing protein translates to MRIDKNNITDAETRIRNFIKENNREPNTVRLRDMDTNKDVNIPIRQVNGLFFNIYTFWLKQGRYPNYATLNIEKSEPTIQNFQDNAYNCCPTSLSMASTKLFKPVTEAEAARVLGTTRNGTSPANLIANAPKLGFRVVAMNRAPANVAAALGEYKAVLCHYQTGPADCSGFINDYGHYCLIKSVSSGKYTILDPTKGQYQCSTGVMDQATNGRDLKYYAVSVI, encoded by the coding sequence TTGAGAATTGATAAAAACAACATCACAGACGCAGAAACCCGTATAAGGAACTTCATAAAAGAGAACAATAGGGAACCCAACACTGTAAGACTAAGGGACATGGACACCAATAAGGATGTGAACATTCCCATCCGGCAGGTGAACGGCCTCTTCTTCAACATATACACATTCTGGCTCAAACAGGGTCGGTACCCGAACTATGCTACATTGAACATTGAGAAGAGTGAACCTACAATTCAGAACTTTCAGGACAACGCCTATAATTGTTGTCCAACCAGTCTTTCCATGGCCTCAACGAAGTTATTCAAACCCGTCACCGAGGCAGAGGCCGCCAGGGTCCTTGGCACTACTCGGAACGGGACCAGTCCAGCCAATCTCATCGCGAATGCCCCTAAGTTGGGGTTCCGCGTAGTGGCTATGAACCGGGCTCCCGCTAATGTAGCAGCTGCACTCGGGGAGTATAAAGCTGTGTTGTGCCACTACCAAACCGGCCCAGCCGATTGCAGCGGATTCATCAATGATTACGGCCACTACTGCCTAATCAAAAGTGTAAGTAGTGGTAAGTATACTATCCTTGACCCTACCAAAGGACAATACCAATGCAGCACTGGGGTGATGGACCAGGCCACCAATGGCCGTGATTTAAAATACTATGCTGTCTCAGTAATCTAA
- a CDS encoding transcription initiation factor IIB yields the protein MKQDMSEIENAETKCPECESTKLINDHERGEIVCGSCGLVIDDNLVDMGPEWRAFDHEQRDKRTRVGAPLTYTIHDKGLSTMIDWRNKDIYGRDIPARNRAQWYRLRKWQRKIRISGATERNLAFALSELDRDSSRLGLPRSVREAASVVYRNAVENKLIRGRSIEGVVAASLYAACRRCNVPRTLDEIAEVSRVSKKEVGRTYRFLTRELNIKLPPTSPVDYVPRFASELNLSGEVQSKAIEIIEKAMEKGLTSGRGPTGVAAAALYIASVLLGERKTQRDVADIAGVTEVTIRNRYKELTEQLDMGVTL from the coding sequence ATGAAACAGGACATGTCTGAAATTGAAAATGCTGAAACCAAATGTCCTGAATGTGAATCTACAAAACTTATTAACGACCACGAACGGGGAGAGATCGTTTGTGGTAGTTGTGGACTGGTAATTGATGACAACCTGGTGGACATGGGCCCGGAGTGGAGGGCCTTCGACCATGAACAACGTGATAAAAGAACCAGGGTAGGAGCACCCCTTACCTACACCATCCACGATAAAGGGTTAAGTACCATGATCGACTGGAGAAACAAAGACATCTACGGTCGAGACATCCCTGCCCGTAACCGTGCTCAATGGTACCGTCTCCGGAAATGGCAGAGAAAAATCAGAATCTCCGGAGCCACCGAACGTAACCTGGCCTTTGCCCTATCAGAACTGGACCGTGACTCATCCAGACTGGGGCTACCCCGAAGCGTCCGAGAAGCTGCTTCTGTTGTATATCGTAACGCTGTGGAAAATAAACTCATCAGAGGTAGAAGTATCGAGGGCGTGGTAGCTGCATCCTTATATGCTGCCTGCCGTCGCTGTAACGTTCCTCGAACCTTGGATGAGATTGCAGAGGTATCCAGGGTTAGTAAAAAAGAAGTTGGTAGAACCTACCGTTTCCTGACCCGAGAACTGAACATAAAACTACCACCCACCTCCCCAGTGGACTATGTTCCCAGATTCGCCAGTGAACTGAACCTTTCTGGAGAAGTCCAATCTAAGGCCATAGAAATTATAGAAAAGGCCATGGAAAAAGGTCTGACCTCCGGTAGAGGACCTACAGGTGTGGCCGCAGCAGCCCTGTACATCGCATCGGTGCTCCTGGGTGAGAGAAAAACCCAGCGCGATGTGGCAGATATCGCCGGGGTAACCGAAGTTACCATCCGTAACCGGTACAAGGAACTAACCGAACAGTTAGACATGGGTGTGACACTATAG